Proteins encoded by one window of Melanotaenia boesemani isolate fMelBoe1 chromosome 10, fMelBoe1.pri, whole genome shotgun sequence:
- the dnaja2b gene encoding dnaJ homolog subfamily A member 2b, with protein MANVADTRLYDILGVSPSASENELKKAYRKLAKEYHPDKNPDAGDKFKEISFAYEVLTNPEKKELYDRYGEQGLREGGGGGPGMDDIFSHIFGGGLFGFMGGQGRGRNGGKRRGDDMVHPLKVSLEDLYNGKTTKLQLSKNVLCGACNGQGGKAGAVQKCVACRGRGMRIMIRQLAPGMVQQMQSVCTDCNGEGEVINEKDRCRKCEGQKVCKETKLLEVHVDKGMRHGQKITFSGEADQAPGVEPGDIVLVLQEKEHEEFRRDGSDLHMVQRIGLVEALCGFQMTVTHLDGRQLLVKYPPGKVIEPGCIRVVKGEGMPQYRNPFEKGDLYIKFDVQFPENNWISPEKLNDLECLLPARADNPVIAPDAEEVDLTDFDKSQGFGGGARREAYNDSSDEEGGHHGPGVQCAHQ; from the exons GCCTATCGCAAACTGGCCAAAGAGTACCATCCTGACAAAAACCCTGATGCTGGAGACAAG TTTAAAGAAATTAGTTTTGCCTATGAGGTACTGACAAACCCAGAAAAGAAGGAACTTTATGATCGCTATGGAGAACAAGGGCTGCgagaaggaggaggtggaggaccTGGCATGGACGATatcttttctcacatttttggAGGAGGACTCTTCGGCTTCATGGGTGGACAAGGCAGAGGACGAAATGGAGGCAAGAGAAGAGGAGATGATATGGTACATCCTCTGAA AGTTTCTCTTGAAGACCTGTACAATGGAAAAACCACAAAACTGCAGCTTAGTAAGAATGTGCTGTGTGGGGCCTGCAATGG GCAGGGGGGTAAGGCAGGAGCAGTGCAGAAGTGTGTGGCATGCAGAGGAAGAGGTATGAGAATCATGATTAGACAGCTGGCCCCAGGGATGGTTCAACAGATGCAGTCAGTCTGCACAGACTGCAATGGAGAGG GTGAGGTGATAAATGAGAAGGACCGTTGCAGAAAGTGTGAGGGTCAGAAAGTGTGCAAGGAGACCAAACTTCTGGAGGTTCATGTGGACAAAGGCATGAGACATGGACAGAAGATCACATTCTCTGGTGAAGCTGACCAAGCTCCAGGTGTTGAACCAGGAGATATAGTTCTAGTGCTGCAAGAGAAGGAACATGAG gaaTTTCGGCGTGATGGCAGCGACCTTCACATGGTCCAACGCATTGGCCTGGTTGAAGCGCTCTGTGGCTTCCAGATGACTGTCACGCACCTGGATGGACGTCAGCTGCTTGTCAAATACCCACCTGGCAAAGTCATTGAGCCAG GTTGTATTCGTGTGGTGAAAGGAGAAGGAATGCCTCAGTACAGAAATCCTTTTGAGAAAGGAGATCTATACATCAAGTTTGATGTTCAGTTCCCTGAAAACAACTGGATCAGCCCTGAAAAACTGAAT GACCTGGAGTGCTTGCTGCCGGCTCGTGCTGACAATCCTGTGATTGCTCCAGATGCTGAGGAAGTTGATCTGACAGATTTTGACAAGAGCCAAGGTTTTGGGGGTGGAGCCAGGAGAGAGGCCTATAATGATAGTTCTGATGAGGAAGGGGGCCATCATGGCCCAGGGGTGCAGTGTGCACACCAATAG
- the LOC121647643 gene encoding uncharacterized protein LOC121647643 — translation MLQEDYTQRLWETLLPWQQQREVEVVEDFAEEALERVDMLRLAELPGAFRIYKACLDTSLRSCPEFKEQSWSAVSLLYDLHTFRQQEQNTLAVLCQRLQGESLRLLCFYIRLATLRAHREKMSYRALLAARQSWETWPQVFSPFREEQAALWLCAEEGEREENNFKTLEQKAALQLLVLTQEKERKHLVKLVHGISLEDLEESVTDSEQVTLRAGCVERLRQIHAQLQTNPQTQMNQEWSKHKLKDCTRILLTHLMELQEVQAVALLQDLADRNTQHIKALQDKYEDEIQTQRFTNLLHLLTSDALLTAGSILVSNFNEKSNNKQLISQVESISSGSAEAVMADSIKRTSSKQTADVSNRQNVCSGCGDVMEDLPYLEILCVPNAQGNAHESLASKEEEASAIKSSRSYEKQGSLITLAWSKRPENDPDYETEAADVKTEWNQDVESMKTQVQPTQCKETIQDKDGEELSLKMRPIDDLPHEQQAASKSDQQTAAMVAENRQAMEQHLIADSSEHADDLCPGIPNHTANTDGDETEVEMCPTETESELWEHRGSELSDHEDLTHSKDSTADCSFSESEEMREPSLMERGQERKPVSALEREKTMRNLVDIQRKVEQKQQRDRDRQWLRVQERLSIIQNRKAEEDLLGLKHTDRLRHLTQDLPLEDKNQQKTVVRERLEQLRRERSYIMQSRRDRNTAGFKELLAPVARHSSLTEDEAN, via the exons ATGCTTCAGGAGGATTACA CACAGAGATTATGGGAAACACttttgccatggcaacagcaaaGGGAAGTGGAAGTGGTGGAAGATTTTGCAGAGGAAGCTTTGGAACGTGTTGACATGCTCCGTTTGGCTGAGCTACCTGGAGCATTCAGGATATACAA GGCCTGTTTGGACACATCTTTAAGAAGCTGTCCAGAGTTCAAGGAGCAGTCCTGGTCAGCTGTTTCTCTCCTGTATGACCTGCACACATTTCgtcaacaagaacaaaacacacTGGCAGTCCTCTGCCAACG GCTGCAGGGAGAGAGTCTGAGACTGCTTTGTTTCTACATCAGACTGGCAACTCTTCGAGCTCATCGGGAGAAAATGTCCTACAGGGCTCTTCTAGCAGCACGGCAGTCCTGGGAGacatg GCCACAGGTTTTCAGTCCATTCAGAGAAGAACAGGCTGCTCTGTGGCTTTGTGCTGAAGAGGGAGAAAGGGAGGAAAATAACTTCAAGACACTTGAGCAG AAGGCAGCACTGCAGCTGCTGGTGCTGACTcaggagaaagagaggaagcaTCTGGTTAAGCTGGTGCATGGGATCTCCCTGGAGGATTTGGAAGAGTCAG TAACAGACAGTGAGCAAGTTACTTTGAGGGCTGGCTGTGTAGAAAGGCTCAGACAAATTCATGCTCAGCTGCAAACAAACCCTCAGACCCAAATGAACCAAGAATGGTCCAAACATAAGCTTAAAGATTGCACTAGGATCCTTCTGACCCATCTAATGGAGCTGCAAGAGGTCCAAGCTGTTGCTTTACTGCAAGACCTGGCAGACAGG AATACTCAGCATATCAAAGCTCTCCAGGATAAATATGAAGATGAAATTCAAACCCAGCGCTTCACCAACCTGCTCCACCTCCTGACCTCAGATGCCCTGCTAACAGCAGGCTCTATACTAGTCTCCAACTTTAATGAAAAGAGCAACAACAAGCAACTCATATCTCAAGTTGAAAGCATCAGCAGTGGATCGGCTGAAGCCGTGATGGCTGATTCAATTAAAAGGACCAGCAGCAAACAAACTGCAGATGTCTCAAACAGACAAAATGTCTGCTCAG GCTGTGGAGATGTCATGGAGGATTTGCCCTACTTGGAAATCTTGTGTGTACCAAATGCACAAGGTAATGCTCATGAGAGCCTGGCCAGTAAAGAAGAAGAGGCCAGTGCTATCAAAAGCTCTCGGAGCTATGAGAAGCAGGGGTCTTTGATCACACTTGCTTGGAGCAAACGCCCTGAGAATGATCCAGACTATGAGACAGAGGCTGCAGATGTAAAAACAGAATGGAATCAGGATGTTGAGAGCATGAAGACCCAAGTGCAGCCAACACAATGCAAGGAAACAATTCAAGACAAAGATGGAGAAGAG TTGTCTTTGAAAATGAGACCAATAGATGATCTACCACATGAGCAACAAGCTGCATCCAAAAGTGACCAACAAACAGCTGCAATGGTAGCAGAGAACCGGCAGGCTATGGAGCAACATCTCATAGCTGATTCCTCCGAGCATGCTGATGACCTCTGTCCTGGAATTCCCAATCACACAGCAAACACTGATGGAGATGAGACTGAGGTGGAAATGTGTCCTACTGAAACAGAGTCAGAGCTGTGGGAACATAGAGGGTCTGAACTATCTGACCATGAGGACCTGACACATTCTAAAGACTCAACT GCAGACTGTAGTTTCTCAGAGAGCGAGGAAATGAGGGAACCCAGTCTGATGGAGAGGGGGCAAGAGAGAAAACCAGTGTCTGCACTGGAGAGGGAGAAAACAATGCGCAACTTGGTGGACATCCAAagaaaagttgaacagaagcagcagagagacagagacagacagtgGCTCAGG gttCAGGAGCGTCTCTCAATTATCCAgaacagaaaagcagaagagGACCTGCTTGGCCttaaacacacagacaggcTAAGACATCTCACACAAGATCTACCACTG GAAGACAAGAACCAGCAGAAGACTGTTGTTAGAGAGCGACTGGAGCAGCTCAGAAGAGAGCGATCATATATCATGCAGTCCAGAAGAGACAG GAACACAGCAGGATTTAAGGAACTCCTGGCTCCGGTTGCTCGACACAGCAGCTTGACAGAAGATGAAGCAAACTGA